One window from the genome of Corvus moneduloides isolate bCorMon1 chromosome 9, bCorMon1.pri, whole genome shotgun sequence encodes:
- the SAMD13 gene encoding sterile alpha motif domain-containing protein 13 isoform X1 — protein MTEGLLSSLDTQLYIAVAEVKLLPMLTVDMENKENGSLDVKNSVENGRPLDPADWAVTDVVNYFRTAGFEEQANAFQEQEIDGKSLLLMTRNDVLTGLSLKLGPALKIYEYHVKPLQTQHLKNNSL, from the exons ATGACTGAAGGCCTATTAAGCTCTCTTGATACACAGCTATATATTGCAG TTGCTGAAGTAAAACTTCTCCCCATGCTAACTGTTGacatggaaaacaaggaaaatggcTCTCTGGATGTCAAAAA TTCAGTAGAGAATGGGAGACCTCTGGATCCTGCTGACTGGGCTGTCACCGATGTTGTGAATTATTTCAGAACAGCTGGATTTGAAGAACAAGCCAATGCTTTTCAGGAACAG GAAATTGATGGGAAATCATTACTGTTGATGACAAGAAATGATGTACTGACTGGACTTTCATTAAAACTGGGGCCTGCGCTGAAAATCTATGAATATCACGTAAAACCTCTACAGACACAACATCTAAAGAACAACTCTTTATAG
- the SAMD13 gene encoding sterile alpha motif domain-containing protein 13 isoform X2, translating into MLTVDMENKENGSLDVKNSVENGRPLDPADWAVTDVVNYFRTAGFEEQANAFQEQEIDGKSLLLMTRNDVLTGLSLKLGPALKIYEYHVKPLQTQHLKNNSL; encoded by the exons ATGCTAACTGTTGacatggaaaacaaggaaaatggcTCTCTGGATGTCAAAAA TTCAGTAGAGAATGGGAGACCTCTGGATCCTGCTGACTGGGCTGTCACCGATGTTGTGAATTATTTCAGAACAGCTGGATTTGAAGAACAAGCCAATGCTTTTCAGGAACAG GAAATTGATGGGAAATCATTACTGTTGATGACAAGAAATGATGTACTGACTGGACTTTCATTAAAACTGGGGCCTGCGCTGAAAATCTATGAATATCACGTAAAACCTCTACAGACACAACATCTAAAGAACAACTCTTTATAG